Proteins from a single region of Aerococcus viridans:
- a CDS encoding amino acid ABC transporter permease — translation MFELLTNYSDLIIEGFINTLIASVIALIASLIIGGLMGIIQTLDNKVLAKIGDIYVEFFRNIPLLIIVMFFYVVIPLYGVEITGFQSGIIGLTLYTSAFIADVVRSGIDAVPKGQREAAISQGMTYRQTMQYVVLPQAVKIVIPPLGNQFINLVKNSSILAMVAGLDLMYYGDLIASETFNTLGTYTMIAGIYLIITVPLTLLVSYIEKRLAQQDVR, via the coding sequence ATGTTTGAATTATTAACAAATTATTCTGATTTAATTATTGAAGGATTTATCAATACCTTGATTGCATCAGTGATTGCTCTGATTGCTTCCTTAATTATTGGTGGTTTAATGGGGATTATCCAAACCTTAGATAATAAGGTTTTAGCTAAAATTGGGGATATCTATGTAGAATTTTTCCGTAATATTCCTTTATTGATTATTGTAATGTTTTTCTATGTAGTTATTCCTTTATACGGGGTGGAAATTACCGGATTCCAATCAGGGATTATCGGTTTAACCCTTTATACATCTGCCTTTATCGCGGATGTTGTTCGTTCAGGGATTGACGCTGTACCTAAAGGCCAAAGAGAAGCAGCTATTTCACAAGGGATGACTTACAGACAAACGATGCAGTACGTGGTTTTACCACAAGCTGTGAAAATTGTGATTCCGCCATTAGGTAACCAATTTATCAACTTAGTAAAAAACTCTTCTATTCTAGCTATGGTAGCTGGGTTAGATTTAATGTATTACGGTGATTTAATTGCCAGTGAAACCTTTAATACTTTAGGGACCTACACAATGATTGCAGGTATTTACTTGATCATTACAGTACCTTTGACTTTATTAGTTTCATATATTGAAAAACGATTAGCACAACAGGACGTACGTTAG
- a CDS encoding amino acid ABC transporter permease, whose product MDFAGAFQWMNIQFLLDGLWVTLQVTFYAIIFSLILGGIFGVVRFMGIPILSKALGLVVDIIRNLPLLLIIFFTYFALPQLGIRLNIFWAAVGALTIFESAMISEIIRGGLNAIPKGQAEAGISTGLTRVQTLVYILLPQAVRSMAPSIVSQLIALIKDTSLATIISLPELTHNAKIIYNQNTAYVIPMFVIMTFLYWLVCYTLSKFSKYLSNRRSNKATAKDGALKTPA is encoded by the coding sequence ATGGATTTTGCAGGTGCATTTCAATGGATGAATATCCAGTTTTTACTTGATGGTCTATGGGTTACGCTTCAAGTAACGTTTTACGCTATCATATTCTCGTTAATTTTAGGTGGTATTTTTGGGGTTGTTCGTTTTATGGGGATTCCAATTTTATCTAAAGCTTTAGGGCTAGTTGTCGACATTATTCGTAACTTACCTTTACTATTGATTATCTTCTTTACTTACTTTGCTTTGCCACAATTAGGGATTCGCTTAAATATTTTCTGGGCAGCAGTAGGGGCCTTGACCATATTTGAATCAGCCATGATTTCAGAAATTATTCGTGGTGGATTGAATGCTATTCCAAAAGGGCAGGCAGAAGCAGGGATTTCAACCGGTTTAACCCGTGTTCAAACCTTGGTATATATTTTATTACCACAAGCTGTGCGGTCTATGGCACCTTCGATTGTGTCGCAATTGATTGCCTTGATTAAGGATACATCGCTTGCGACAATTATTTCCTTACCGGAATTGACGCATAATGCGAAGATTATCTACAACCAAAATACAGCATATGTGATTCCAATGTTTGTGATCATGACCTTCCTATATTGGTTGGTATGTTATACCTTGTCTAAATTTTCAAAATACCTATCAAACCGACGTTCTAACAAGGCCACAGCAAAAGATGGCGCTTTGAAAACACCGGCATAG
- a CDS encoding TraX family protein produces the protein MAQAMNAQNKQGGLSGSTLKWIAMVTMIIDHMGAAILLPLLNSGQLETFDYSLAYTAYTSFRLIGRIAFPIFCFLLVEGFFHTSNKQKYAIRLGIFALISEIPFNLAIGQQFFDLAYQNVFFTLLLGLLAIWLASIMKYHWLGIIPIVLLAIAAEYFNTDYGMFGVILIGALYVTRDQRFIQSFAGAVLVLWEVTAPISFVMTYFYNGLRGRYNAKWLYWIYPIHLLIFGLIARYFII, from the coding sequence TTGGCTCAAGCAATGAACGCACAAAATAAACAGGGCGGGCTTTCGGGTTCTACCTTGAAATGGATTGCCATGGTCACCATGATTATTGACCACATGGGTGCAGCCATATTACTGCCTTTATTGAATAGTGGACAACTGGAAACCTTTGATTATTCCTTGGCTTATACGGCTTATACCAGCTTTCGGCTTATCGGGCGGATTGCTTTTCCGATATTTTGTTTCCTATTGGTTGAAGGTTTCTTTCATACCTCTAATAAACAAAAATATGCTATAAGGTTAGGGATTTTTGCTTTGATATCGGAAATTCCTTTTAACCTAGCCATTGGCCAACAATTTTTTGATTTGGCTTATCAAAATGTATTCTTTACCTTATTGTTGGGGCTATTAGCAATCTGGTTGGCTAGTATAATGAAATACCACTGGCTAGGTATTATCCCTATCGTATTATTAGCAATCGCTGCAGAGTATTTCAATACGGATTACGGCATGTTTGGTGTAATTTTAATTGGTGCCCTTTATGTTACCCGAGACCAACGATTCATCCAATCCTTTGCTGGGGCGGTACTCGTGCTATGGGAAGTGACTGCACCAATATCTTTTGTAATGACCTACTTCTACAATGGATTAAGGGGCCGTTACAACGCCAAATGGCTGTATTGGATTTACCCTATTCATCTGCTGATATTCGGCTTGATTGCCCGTTATTTCATTATTTAG
- a CDS encoding Sapep family Mn(2+)-dependent dipeptidase produces MLDKIDFAQYIPQMIEDIQGLVRIPSIRDDEAATADAPYGPEVRKALDFMHNLAVRDDMKVGDVYPYTVHMESQNAGTNHRVDVASHIDVVPVGALSNWTKEPFGAEIIDGRMYGRGTSDMKRNAVLSYYAVKILQDYQIPLKNTIRIVIGSDEESDMTDIPQYVIKEGAPDFAITPDGQFPLQIGEKGATTWNFKGDLKLATIIKSVVGGAGSNVVPSEATFVIADTLNLSLEAYANKKQWPIAIKEENGQTILKVYGISAHASTPEAGDSAITRGFEIIASTYSDDLANKWTRLFRPYDGSGFGVARNHDIMGPLTLNQGVIEKTADGQIAFTIDVRYPTNITEPELTAAFTKEFADIPFVKSFDTAPILSDVNLPANQLLLNTFHKHFPDHAIEPIISGGVSYSKVMPTCVSFGMNFQHDAHVAHQADEYIEMDTLEDLLKLYTDAFIQLGQADQLG; encoded by the coding sequence ATGTTAGATAAAATAGATTTCGCACAATATATACCTCAAATGATCGAAGACATCCAAGGTTTAGTCCGCATCCCATCTATTCGCGATGATGAGGCGGCCACAGCTGATGCCCCTTATGGACCTGAAGTCCGCAAAGCGCTAGATTTTATGCACAATTTAGCTGTCCGTGACGACATGAAGGTAGGGGATGTTTACCCATATACCGTTCACATGGAATCCCAAAATGCGGGGACTAACCACCGGGTGGATGTTGCTAGTCATATTGACGTCGTACCAGTAGGGGCCTTGTCAAATTGGACCAAAGAACCATTTGGCGCTGAAATTATCGACGGTCGTATGTATGGCCGCGGAACATCAGATATGAAACGGAATGCCGTTCTGTCATACTATGCCGTTAAAATCTTACAGGACTACCAAATTCCCTTAAAGAATACCATCCGTATCGTGATTGGGTCTGACGAAGAATCGGACATGACGGACATCCCGCAATACGTAATCAAAGAAGGCGCACCTGACTTCGCCATCACACCAGACGGGCAATTCCCACTACAAATCGGGGAAAAAGGGGCCACAACTTGGAACTTCAAAGGCGATTTAAAGCTAGCTACCATCATTAAAAGTGTTGTTGGTGGGGCCGGGTCAAATGTAGTGCCATCAGAAGCGACATTTGTCATCGCTGACACCTTAAATCTTAGTCTAGAAGCTTATGCTAATAAGAAACAATGGCCAATCGCAATCAAAGAAGAAAACGGCCAAACAATCCTAAAAGTTTACGGAATTTCTGCCCATGCCTCAACGCCTGAAGCAGGGGACTCAGCGATCACCCGTGGTTTTGAAATCATCGCTAGTACCTATTCAGATGACTTGGCCAACAAGTGGACACGCCTATTTCGACCTTATGATGGGTCAGGATTTGGCGTAGCCCGTAACCACGATATTATGGGGCCATTGACCTTAAACCAAGGCGTTATTGAAAAAACGGCAGATGGGCAAATTGCCTTTACCATCGATGTTCGTTACCCAACCAATATTACCGAACCAGAATTGACAGCTGCCTTTACCAAAGAATTCGCGGATATCCCATTTGTGAAATCCTTTGATACAGCACCAATTCTGTCTGACGTGAATTTACCAGCCAATCAATTATTATTAAATACCTTCCACAAACATTTCCCAGACCACGCTATTGAACCTATTATCTCTGGTGGGGTATCATATAGTAAAGTAATGCCGACTTGCGTATCATTTGGAATGAACTTCCAGCACGATGCACATGTAGCGCACCAAGCCGATGAATACATCGAAATGGATACATTAGAAGATTTATTAAAATTATACACAGATGCTTTCATCCAACTTGGTCAAGCAGATCAATTAGGGTAG
- the rpiA gene encoding ribose-5-phosphate isomerase RpiA, producing MVNEKELVGVAAAQYVEDGMVVGLGTGSTAYYLITELGRRIKEEGLTFTGVPTSIQSAELATSLNIPIASLNDVPAIDLTIDGTDEFDPALNGIKGGGGAHLIEKIIAVNSKRVIWICDHSKQVDQLGAFPLPVEVIPAASQHLFYAFEDKNYAPTFRLSLDGTKFVTDSGNFIIDLHLEKIVGAVKLADDLIQMVGVVEHGLFLGIADKVLMANEGQVVEFNG from the coding sequence ATGGTGAACGAAAAAGAATTAGTTGGGGTTGCAGCAGCCCAATACGTTGAAGATGGTATGGTCGTTGGATTAGGCACAGGCTCAACAGCCTATTACCTGATTACAGAACTAGGCAGACGGATAAAAGAGGAAGGCTTAACCTTTACCGGTGTACCAACCTCCATTCAGTCAGCCGAATTAGCAACCAGTCTAAACATTCCAATAGCCTCATTAAATGATGTGCCAGCCATTGATCTAACAATTGATGGCACAGACGAATTTGATCCGGCCTTAAACGGTATAAAAGGCGGCGGGGGTGCCCATTTAATTGAAAAAATCATCGCCGTTAACAGCAAACGCGTCATTTGGATTTGCGACCACAGCAAGCAAGTAGACCAACTGGGGGCCTTTCCCTTACCTGTAGAGGTGATTCCAGCAGCTAGTCAACACTTATTTTATGCATTTGAGGATAAAAACTATGCTCCAACATTCCGTTTATCACTCGATGGCACTAAATTTGTAACTGATTCAGGTAACTTTATTATTGACCTTCATTTAGAAAAAATAGTAGGCGCAGTCAAGTTGGCTGACGATTTGATTCAAATGGTTGGTGTTGTTGAACATGGCTTATTCTTGGGAATAGCGGACAAAGTCTTAATGGCCAATGAGGGGCAAGTCGTAGAATTTAATGGGTAG
- a CDS encoding hydroxymethylglutaryl-CoA synthase, with the protein MNIGIDKLHFFTPHVYVDMEELAEARDVEPAKYTIGLGQTQQAVAPLTQDPVSMAANAAWPILSNEDKEAIDFIIVGSESGVDQSKAMAVHVHQLLGINPFARAIEMKEACYAATVGLQTAVSHIARHPESKVLVIATDIARYGLNTSGESTQGAGAVAMLISKDPRVAVINDDAVSYTGDIYDFWRPNYSTYAQVDGKFSNEQYLSYLETVWTEYKKRTNKNLDDFKALAFHLPYSKMGLKGLRQLLPEVDEAKQAALTEQFEASRVYNKRVGNIYTGSLYLSLISLLDQSQDLQAGDTIGLYSYGSGAVGEFFSITLVEGFKDMLADESHQAMLDNRVQLSVADYELIFQEELPTDGSQLVLSEDEEQFQLAGVEGHKRLYK; encoded by the coding sequence ATGAACATTGGTATAGACAAACTACATTTCTTCACACCGCATGTCTATGTGGATATGGAAGAACTGGCTGAAGCAAGAGATGTTGAGCCAGCGAAGTATACGATTGGTTTAGGTCAAACCCAGCAAGCAGTGGCGCCTTTAACCCAAGATCCAGTTTCAATGGCAGCCAACGCGGCTTGGCCAATTTTATCAAATGAGGATAAAGAAGCGATTGATTTCATTATTGTGGGATCAGAATCAGGTGTCGACCAATCAAAAGCAATGGCAGTCCATGTGCACCAGCTTTTGGGGATTAACCCATTTGCCCGTGCTATTGAAATGAAAGAGGCATGTTATGCAGCAACTGTTGGTCTTCAAACTGCTGTATCCCATATCGCTCGTCATCCAGAGTCAAAAGTGTTGGTGATTGCAACTGACATTGCTAGATACGGCTTGAATACTTCAGGAGAATCGACACAAGGTGCAGGTGCAGTAGCTATGTTAATTAGTAAAGACCCACGCGTTGCAGTCATTAACGACGATGCCGTTTCTTACACAGGGGACATCTACGACTTTTGGCGTCCAAATTATTCTACATATGCCCAAGTGGATGGTAAATTCTCTAATGAACAATACCTATCATACTTAGAGACAGTGTGGACTGAATATAAAAAACGGACCAATAAAAATTTAGATGACTTTAAGGCTTTAGCCTTCCATTTACCATATTCAAAAATGGGCTTAAAGGGCTTGCGTCAATTATTGCCAGAAGTGGACGAAGCTAAACAAGCAGCCTTAACAGAGCAATTTGAAGCCAGCCGCGTCTACAATAAACGGGTTGGAAACATCTATACTGGGTCATTGTATCTAAGTTTAATTTCCCTATTGGATCAAAGCCAAGACCTACAAGCAGGCGATACTATTGGCCTTTATTCATACGGGTCAGGCGCAGTAGGTGAGTTCTTCTCTATTACTTTAGTGGAAGGCTTCAAGGACATGTTAGCTGACGAAAGTCATCAAGCCATGTTAGATAACCGCGTCCAACTATCGGTTGCCGACTACGAATTGATTTTCCAAGAAGAATTACCAACAGATGGTAGTCAATTAGTCTTATCTGAAGATGAAGAGCAATTCCAATTAGCTGGGGTAGAAGGCCACAAACGATTGTATAAATAA
- a CDS encoding hydroxymethylglutaryl-CoA reductase, degradative, protein MSENPFKSYYKKSRQDRIDVLVDQEQITSDQAEFLKDGKGLPTEIADNMIENALSTYGLPYGLALNFLINDQEIQIPMVTEEPSVIAAASNGGKIIQQAGGFKSLVNQRLMSGQIAFTGLEDDAQALRFEAYVTEFADDLLAVANAAYPSIVERGGGARSIRSHYYPATASSAPFFIVYLTIDTQEAMGANMMNTMLEALKAHILGQVDFIANLDGLMAILSNYAVEATATATCELPARLLDKGPISGVEVASKIALASQLAQVDVYRATTHNKGIMNGVDAFVLATGNDWRAVEAGVHAYAARDGQYRGLAKWTYDSDREILSGELTLPLALGAVGGSIGIHPTAQVTKSILGQSDAKHLMKIAVSLGLAQNFAAVRALVTEGIQAGHMQLQAKSLAIHAGADGDQEINAVVTALENAGHRNLAAAKEILEKLRQE, encoded by the coding sequence ATGTCTGAAAATCCATTCAAATCCTACTATAAAAAGTCTCGTCAAGACCGTATCGATGTCTTAGTGGACCAAGAGCAAATCACTAGTGACCAAGCTGAATTTTTGAAAGACGGCAAGGGTTTACCCACTGAAATTGCTGATAATATGATTGAGAATGCCCTCTCAACCTACGGGCTACCCTATGGTTTGGCCCTAAACTTTCTTATTAACGATCAAGAAATCCAAATTCCTATGGTGACTGAGGAACCTTCTGTGATTGCAGCTGCTTCAAATGGCGGTAAAATTATCCAGCAGGCAGGCGGTTTTAAAAGCCTGGTCAACCAGCGTTTGATGAGTGGGCAAATTGCTTTTACCGGACTTGAAGATGACGCACAGGCCTTACGCTTTGAAGCGTATGTGACTGAATTTGCAGATGATTTACTGGCTGTTGCCAACGCTGCCTACCCTTCCATTGTGGAGCGCGGTGGTGGCGCGCGGTCCATCCGTAGTCACTACTACCCAGCAACCGCTAGTAGTGCCCCTTTTTTCATTGTATATCTAACGATAGACACTCAGGAGGCGATGGGGGCCAATATGATGAATACCATGTTAGAGGCTTTGAAAGCGCATATTCTTGGACAGGTGGATTTTATTGCGAATCTTGATGGTTTGATGGCTATTCTATCCAATTATGCGGTTGAAGCGACTGCGACGGCGACTTGTGAACTTCCGGCACGTTTACTGGATAAAGGCCCTATTTCTGGGGTTGAAGTGGCTAGCAAAATCGCTTTAGCTAGCCAGTTAGCGCAGGTGGATGTTTACCGGGCGACAACCCACAACAAGGGAATCATGAATGGGGTCGACGCTTTCGTATTAGCCACTGGAAATGACTGGCGGGCAGTTGAAGCGGGTGTCCATGCCTACGCAGCTCGAGACGGCCAATACCGAGGATTAGCCAAATGGACTTACGACAGTGACCGAGAAATTTTATCTGGTGAACTCACCCTACCACTAGCCTTAGGCGCTGTTGGCGGGTCAATCGGGATCCACCCAACTGCGCAAGTAACTAAGTCAATTTTAGGCCAATCAGACGCTAAACACTTGATGAAAATTGCTGTTTCACTAGGACTAGCGCAAAACTTCGCCGCAGTTCGGGCCCTTGTCACTGAAGGGATCCAAGCTGGCCACATGCAATTACAAGCTAAATCATTGGCCATTCATGCAGGTGCTGACGGCGACCAAGAAATTAACGCTGTAGTGACGGCCTTAGAAAACGCTGGCCATAGGAACCTGGCTGCAGCCAAAGAAATTTTAGAAAAATTACGACAAGAATAA
- a CDS encoding iron-sulfur cluster biosynthesis family protein gives MKLFFSNKAINKLQSLSQFEHICLNDTQYLHISNEQEVDLVLRTNETDFSAYDEVLETHIGQVHVRKSALKFLGHDNRIDFDDFRQVFVLIVDGHVMNDNIYLQKAS, from the coding sequence TTGAAGCTATTTTTTTCGAATAAAGCGATCAATAAATTACAATCATTATCACAATTTGAACATATTTGCTTAAATGATACACAATATTTACATATTTCTAATGAACAGGAAGTTGACCTGGTTTTGCGGACCAATGAGACGGATTTTTCCGCCTACGACGAGGTACTAGAAACCCATATTGGCCAAGTTCACGTAAGAAAGAGTGCTTTAAAATTTTTAGGCCATGATAACCGCATTGATTTCGATGACTTTAGACAAGTTTTCGTTTTAATCGTTGATGGTCATGTAATGAACGATAATATCTACCTACAAAAAGCGTCATAA
- the thiT gene encoding energy-coupled thiamine transporter ThiT, producing MRSVKLNENIEAAIAAVIAFIVSMIPIEIGPSFGVQISLAIIYIVAFRRGIRAGLLSGFLLGLIKFISGFASILTPVQGIIEYIFAFALAGLAGIFALQIQEAAKNNHEKNLFLYVGLATFIAIFAEYFVHFLAGVAFWGQYAPEGMSPWVYSGVMNAMSGLATWGACYAISYLLIKTNKKIILVEK from the coding sequence ATGAGATCAGTTAAGTTAAATGAAAATATCGAGGCTGCTATTGCAGCAGTAATTGCTTTTATAGTATCAATGATACCGATTGAAATTGGCCCAAGCTTTGGGGTCCAAATTTCACTAGCTATTATTTATATTGTAGCGTTTAGAAGAGGGATTCGTGCTGGTTTATTGTCAGGATTCTTGTTAGGACTGATTAAATTTATTTCTGGATTTGCCAGTATTTTAACACCAGTACAAGGTATCATAGAATATATATTTGCCTTTGCCTTAGCTGGATTAGCGGGTATTTTTGCCCTACAAATCCAAGAAGCAGCAAAGAATAATCATGAAAAAAACTTATTCCTATACGTAGGACTAGCAACTTTCATCGCCATATTTGCAGAATACTTTGTCCACTTCCTAGCCGGTGTAGCCTTTTGGGGCCAATACGCACCAGAAGGTATGAGCCCATGGGTATACTCAGGTGTAATGAACGCCATGTCAGGACTTGCGACATGGGGCGCGTGCTATGCTATTTCTTACCTACTAATCAAAACCAATAAGAAAATTATCCTAGTTGAAAAATAA
- a CDS encoding 50S ribosomal protein L25 — MKFTAQKRDGAGTSAAKQLRKEDLVPGVVYASDMEPTNISLSVSDVEQIRRELGLNSVFDLELDGKTHTVYVREISQSALKPTIYNISLQAIKKGQKLEMPLSIVIVNEDALADQEGVASTTTLEINVVADPATAPDSVEVDVTGLAIGDSVTAGDLKLASDIELVTDAEEVVVAISAPVEEPEEVDPDAEVAEPELIDEKEGQIVEDTEN; from the coding sequence ATGAAATTTACAGCTCAAAAACGTGATGGCGCTGGTACTTCAGCAGCTAAACAATTACGTAAAGAAGACTTAGTTCCCGGCGTTGTGTACGCAAGTGATATGGAGCCAACTAACATCTCATTGTCAGTATCTGATGTAGAACAAATTCGTCGTGAATTAGGTCTTAACTCAGTATTTGATTTAGAGTTAGATGGTAAGACACATACAGTTTACGTACGTGAAATTTCACAATCAGCGTTAAAACCAACTATCTACAACATTTCTTTACAAGCAATCAAAAAAGGTCAAAAACTTGAAATGCCATTATCTATCGTTATTGTTAACGAAGATGCTTTAGCAGATCAAGAAGGTGTAGCTTCTACGACAACACTTGAAATTAACGTTGTTGCTGACCCAGCAACTGCGCCAGATTCAGTTGAAGTAGACGTTACAGGCTTAGCTATTGGTGACTCAGTAACTGCTGGTGACTTAAAACTTGCTAGCGATATTGAATTAGTAACAGATGCTGAAGAGGTTGTTGTAGCTATTTCTGCGCCAGTTGAAGAGCCAGAAGAAGTTGACCCAGATGCAGAGGTTGCTGAACCAGAATTAATCGATGAAAAAGAAGGCCAAATTGTAGAAGATACTGAAAACTAA
- the thrC gene encoding threonine synthase — protein sequence MQFKSTRNQDNIVTASQAIIQGLATDGGLYVPTEWPSVDLDWSELKEMTYQELAYFVMSIFFDDFSEADLKACIDGAYDEKFDTDVIAPLAKVGDDYYLELFHGPTIAFKDLALQILPHLMKKSAEMNANDKEIAILTATSGDTGKAAMAGFADVPGTKIIVFYPQGGVSTIQEKQMVTQKGDNTFVVAIEGNFDDAQTEVKRLFNDEALRADLAAENIQFSSANSMNIGRLIPQVVYYFYAYAQLVKHEEIEAGSPVNFVVPTGNFGDILAGYYAQKLGLPVGKLVCASNDNTVLYDFFNTGVYDKNREFKLTISPSMDILVSSNFERMLFHALGDDVAQLVGLMNDLDEKGRYEFPADVSEKFASFLGEFADEDQTKAEIDRVYQEYDYLMDPHTGVASASLQKLKAKDVLSGPSVVVSTASPYKFPQAVLTSIGQDVENATDDELVANIKSAGNRDYPNAIKEIQTAEVRHNRVSTVADMKATVVGILTRE from the coding sequence ATGCAATTTAAAAGTACACGTAACCAGGATAATATCGTGACAGCTTCACAAGCCATTATTCAAGGATTAGCAACTGATGGCGGGCTTTACGTCCCAACAGAATGGCCTAGCGTTGACCTTGATTGGTCTGAATTAAAAGAGATGACCTACCAAGAATTGGCTTATTTTGTTATGTCTATCTTTTTTGATGACTTTTCAGAAGCAGATTTAAAAGCTTGTATTGATGGTGCTTACGATGAAAAATTCGATACGGATGTAATTGCGCCATTAGCAAAAGTTGGGGATGACTACTATTTAGAATTATTCCACGGTCCAACGATTGCCTTTAAAGACCTAGCGCTACAAATCTTACCGCATTTAATGAAAAAATCAGCAGAAATGAATGCCAACGACAAAGAGATTGCTATTTTGACAGCTACTTCAGGCGACACTGGTAAGGCAGCAATGGCTGGATTTGCAGATGTACCAGGTACAAAGATCATTGTTTTCTATCCGCAAGGTGGCGTTTCTACTATTCAAGAAAAACAAATGGTAACCCAAAAAGGGGACAATACCTTTGTGGTGGCGATTGAAGGGAACTTTGATGATGCGCAAACAGAAGTGAAACGCTTATTTAACGATGAAGCTTTACGCGCTGATTTAGCGGCAGAAAACATCCAATTCTCATCAGCTAACTCAATGAATATCGGGCGCTTAATTCCGCAAGTGGTGTACTACTTCTACGCATATGCCCAATTAGTGAAACATGAAGAAATTGAAGCGGGCAGTCCGGTCAACTTTGTGGTCCCAACAGGAAACTTCGGGGACATCTTAGCTGGTTACTATGCACAAAAATTAGGTCTACCAGTTGGTAAATTGGTTTGTGCTTCTAACGATAATACTGTCTTATACGACTTCTTCAACACAGGTGTTTACGACAAAAACCGTGAGTTCAAGTTAACTATTTCACCGTCTATGGATATTTTGGTTTCAAGCAACTTCGAACGGATGTTATTCCACGCTTTAGGGGATGACGTGGCCCAATTGGTGGGCTTGATGAATGACTTAGATGAAAAAGGGCGGTACGAATTCCCAGCTGACGTGAGCGAGAAATTTGCATCCTTCCTTGGCGAATTTGCCGACGAGGACCAAACTAAAGCTGAAATTGACCGCGTATACCAAGAATACGACTATTTAATGGATCCGCATACTGGTGTTGCATCAGCGAGTCTACAAAAATTGAAAGCCAAAGATGTCCTAAGTGGACCGAGCGTTGTTGTGTCAACAGCTAGCCCATACAAGTTCCCGCAAGCTGTTTTGACATCTATTGGACAAGATGTTGAAAATGCGACTGACGATGAATTGGTAGCCAACATTAAATCTGCAGGAAACCGCGATTATCCAAATGCCATCAAAGAAATCCAAACTGCTGAAGTACGCCACAACCGTGTGTCGACTGTAGCGGATATGAAGGCAACAGTTGTGGGTATTTTAACTAGAGAATAA